The Sorex araneus isolate mSorAra2 chromosome 5, mSorAra2.pri, whole genome shotgun sequence genome has a segment encoding these proteins:
- the TBC1D14 gene encoding TBC1 domain family member 14 isoform X1, protein MSDGALGPSTHGAAVMGVVDGRPGRPTQSLHPATFKAPEQGPGRAAGGLEDRHSLCSADSGIPTLEISDPEPVPCGLGLVRRAEAEAPAPTRSCQSACPLPPCVPTVPGSAPEPAVRKASTFPRTGYDSGRPYSPGARTARSSDHGSLCSSSSLGTELSASNEDILDLMVTSSSSAIVTLENDDEDPRFTDVTLSSLRTRPGALRTPVQGDRLNGVGGADGADGADEGSKRGLLGSVGSFLSRNLLARKQNARLGKQSDLGWKLFGKASPRENAQKESRKTQKECEDKAGHRSRPPSPRQSVRRTLDFEPLSTTALILEHRPANLPAKPAEEAEKHQQQYEEMVVQAKKRELREAQRRRKQLQERCRLEENIGNAVLTWNNEILPHWETMWCSRKVRDLWWQGIPPSVRGRVWSLAIGNELNITHELFHICLARAKERWRSLSAGGPEAESEDAGFSAADREASLELIKLDISRTFPSLCIFQQGGPYHDPLHSVLGAYTCYRPDVGYVQGMSFIAAVLILNLDTADAFIAFSNLLNKPCQMAFFRVDHSLMLTYFAAFEVFFEENLPKLFAHFKKNNLTPDIYLIDWIFTLYSKSLPLDLACRVWDVFCRDGEEFLFRTALGILRLFEDVLASMDFIHMAQFLTRLPDDLPAEEVFTAIATVQMQSRNKKWAQVLSALQKDSRELERGSPCLRH, encoded by the exons ATGAGTGATGGAGCCCTGGGCCCCTCCACACATGGCGCAGCCGTGATGGGCGTGGTAGATGGCCGCCCGGGACGGCCCACACAGAGCCTGCACCCAGCGACGTTCAAGGCGCCCGAGCAGGGCCCCGGGCGGGCAGCTGGTGGCCTGGAGGACCGGCACAGCCTTTGCTCGGCGGACTCAGGCATCCCCACGCTCGAGATCAGCGACCCGGAGCCTGTGCCCTGCGGCCTGGGCCTTGTCCGGAGGGCGGAGGCAGAGGCGCCGGCACCCACGCGCAGCTGCCAGAGCGCGTGCCCGCTGCCGCCCTGTGTGCCCACAGTGCCCGGCAGTGCCCCTGAGCCGGCCGTGCGCAAGGCCTCCACGTTCCCCAGGACGGGCTACGACTCGGGCCGGCCCTACAGCCCCGGCGCCCGCACCGCCCGCAGCAGTGACCATGGCTCGCTGTGCAGCTCGTCCAGCCTGGGCACCGAGCTGTCGGCCAGCAACGAGGACATTCTGGACCTCATGGTCACCAGCAGCTCCAGCGCCATTGTCACCCTGGAGAATGACGATGAGGATCCGCGGTTCACCGACGTCACCCTGAGCTCGCTCAGGACCAGGCCCGGGGCACTGCGGACACCCGTGCAGGGGGACCGGCTGAACGGAGTGGGCGGAGCGGACGGAGCGGACGGAGCGGACGAGGGGAGCAAGCGCGGCCTCCTGGGCTCCGTCGGCAGCTTCTTGTCCAG GAATTTGCTTGCTAGAAAACAAAATGCAAGACTTGGCAAACAGAGTGACTTGGGATGGAAGTTATTCGGAAAAGCGTCACCGCGAGAGAATGCTCAGAAAGAGTCCAGGAAAACGCAGAAG GAATGTGAAGACAAGGCTGGCCACCGCAGCAGGCCCCCGTCCCCCCGGCAGAGTGTGCGCAGGACCCTGGACTTCGAGCCGCTGTCCACCACGGCGCTCATTCTAGAGCACAGGCCAGC GAACCTCCCGGCGAAGCCCGCAGAGGAGGCGGAGAAGCACCAGCAGCAGTATGAGGAGATGGTGGTCCAGGCCAAGAAGCGAG AGCTGCGCGAGGCCCAGCGGCGGCGGAAGCAGCTGCAGGAGCGGTGCCGGCTGGAGGAGAACATCGGCAACGCCGTGCTCACATGGAACAACGAGATCCTGCCCCACTGGGAGACCAT GTGGTGCTCTCGGAAGGTGCGAGACCTCTGGTGGCAGGGAATCCCCCCCAGCGTGCGGGGCAGGGTCTGGAGCCTGGCCATCGGCAACGAGCTGAACATCACCCACG agctCTTCCACATCTGCCTGGCCCGAGCCAAGGAGAGGTGGCGCTCCCTCAGCGCGGGCGGCCCCGAGGCGGAGAGCGAAG ATGCCGGGTTTTCAGCCGCAGACAGAGAGGCCAGTCTCGAACTCATTAAACTGGACATTTCCAGGACATTCCCTAGTCTCTGCATTTTCCAGCAA GGTGGCCCCTACCATGACCCCCTGCACAGCGTCCTGGGCGCCTACACCTGCTACCGGCCCGATGTTGGCTAC GTGCAGGGCATGTCCTTCATCGCGGCCGTGCTGATCCTCAACCTGGACACTGCAGACGCCTTCATCGCCTTCTCGAACCTCCTCAACAAGCCCTGCCAGATGGCCTTCTTCCGAGTGGACCACAGCCTG ATGCTGACTTACTTTGCTGCTTTTGAGGTATTCTTTGAAGAGAATTTGCCGAAGCTGTTTGCTCACTTCAAGAAAAACAACCTAACTCCGGACATCTACCTGATCGACTG GATCTTCACCCTGTACAGCAAGTCCCTGCCCCTGGACCTGGCCTGCCGCGTGTGGGACGTGTTCTGCCGCGATGGGGAGGAGTTCCTGTTCCGCACGGCGCTGGGCATCCTGCGGCTCTTTGAGGACGTCCTGGCCAGCATGGACTTCATCCACATGGCGCAGTTCCTCACCCGACTGCCTGACGACCTCCCGGCCGAGGAGGTCTTCACGGCCATCGCCACCGTGCAGATGCAGAGTCGGAACAAGAAGTGGGCGCAG
- the TBC1D14 gene encoding TBC1 domain family member 14 isoform X2 — MECEDKAGHRSRPPSPRQSVRRTLDFEPLSTTALILEHRPANLPAKPAEEAEKHQQQYEEMVVQAKKRELREAQRRRKQLQERCRLEENIGNAVLTWNNEILPHWETMWCSRKVRDLWWQGIPPSVRGRVWSLAIGNELNITHELFHICLARAKERWRSLSAGGPEAESEDAGFSAADREASLELIKLDISRTFPSLCIFQQGGPYHDPLHSVLGAYTCYRPDVGYVQGMSFIAAVLILNLDTADAFIAFSNLLNKPCQMAFFRVDHSLMLTYFAAFEVFFEENLPKLFAHFKKNNLTPDIYLIDWIFTLYSKSLPLDLACRVWDVFCRDGEEFLFRTALGILRLFEDVLASMDFIHMAQFLTRLPDDLPAEEVFTAIATVQMQSRNKKWAQVLSALQKDSRELERGSPCLRH; from the exons ATG GAATGTGAAGACAAGGCTGGCCACCGCAGCAGGCCCCCGTCCCCCCGGCAGAGTGTGCGCAGGACCCTGGACTTCGAGCCGCTGTCCACCACGGCGCTCATTCTAGAGCACAGGCCAGC GAACCTCCCGGCGAAGCCCGCAGAGGAGGCGGAGAAGCACCAGCAGCAGTATGAGGAGATGGTGGTCCAGGCCAAGAAGCGAG AGCTGCGCGAGGCCCAGCGGCGGCGGAAGCAGCTGCAGGAGCGGTGCCGGCTGGAGGAGAACATCGGCAACGCCGTGCTCACATGGAACAACGAGATCCTGCCCCACTGGGAGACCAT GTGGTGCTCTCGGAAGGTGCGAGACCTCTGGTGGCAGGGAATCCCCCCCAGCGTGCGGGGCAGGGTCTGGAGCCTGGCCATCGGCAACGAGCTGAACATCACCCACG agctCTTCCACATCTGCCTGGCCCGAGCCAAGGAGAGGTGGCGCTCCCTCAGCGCGGGCGGCCCCGAGGCGGAGAGCGAAG ATGCCGGGTTTTCAGCCGCAGACAGAGAGGCCAGTCTCGAACTCATTAAACTGGACATTTCCAGGACATTCCCTAGTCTCTGCATTTTCCAGCAA GGTGGCCCCTACCATGACCCCCTGCACAGCGTCCTGGGCGCCTACACCTGCTACCGGCCCGATGTTGGCTAC GTGCAGGGCATGTCCTTCATCGCGGCCGTGCTGATCCTCAACCTGGACACTGCAGACGCCTTCATCGCCTTCTCGAACCTCCTCAACAAGCCCTGCCAGATGGCCTTCTTCCGAGTGGACCACAGCCTG ATGCTGACTTACTTTGCTGCTTTTGAGGTATTCTTTGAAGAGAATTTGCCGAAGCTGTTTGCTCACTTCAAGAAAAACAACCTAACTCCGGACATCTACCTGATCGACTG GATCTTCACCCTGTACAGCAAGTCCCTGCCCCTGGACCTGGCCTGCCGCGTGTGGGACGTGTTCTGCCGCGATGGGGAGGAGTTCCTGTTCCGCACGGCGCTGGGCATCCTGCGGCTCTTTGAGGACGTCCTGGCCAGCATGGACTTCATCCACATGGCGCAGTTCCTCACCCGACTGCCTGACGACCTCCCGGCCGAGGAGGTCTTCACGGCCATCGCCACCGTGCAGATGCAGAGTCGGAACAAGAAGTGGGCGCAG
- the TBC1D14 gene encoding TBC1 domain family member 14 isoform X3: MVVQAKKRELREAQRRRKQLQERCRLEENIGNAVLTWNNEILPHWETMWCSRKVRDLWWQGIPPSVRGRVWSLAIGNELNITHELFHICLARAKERWRSLSAGGPEAESEDAGFSAADREASLELIKLDISRTFPSLCIFQQGGPYHDPLHSVLGAYTCYRPDVGYVQGMSFIAAVLILNLDTADAFIAFSNLLNKPCQMAFFRVDHSLMLTYFAAFEVFFEENLPKLFAHFKKNNLTPDIYLIDWIFTLYSKSLPLDLACRVWDVFCRDGEEFLFRTALGILRLFEDVLASMDFIHMAQFLTRLPDDLPAEEVFTAIATVQMQSRNKKWAQVLSALQKDSRELERGSPCLRH; this comes from the exons ATGGTGGTCCAGGCCAAGAAGCGAG AGCTGCGCGAGGCCCAGCGGCGGCGGAAGCAGCTGCAGGAGCGGTGCCGGCTGGAGGAGAACATCGGCAACGCCGTGCTCACATGGAACAACGAGATCCTGCCCCACTGGGAGACCAT GTGGTGCTCTCGGAAGGTGCGAGACCTCTGGTGGCAGGGAATCCCCCCCAGCGTGCGGGGCAGGGTCTGGAGCCTGGCCATCGGCAACGAGCTGAACATCACCCACG agctCTTCCACATCTGCCTGGCCCGAGCCAAGGAGAGGTGGCGCTCCCTCAGCGCGGGCGGCCCCGAGGCGGAGAGCGAAG ATGCCGGGTTTTCAGCCGCAGACAGAGAGGCCAGTCTCGAACTCATTAAACTGGACATTTCCAGGACATTCCCTAGTCTCTGCATTTTCCAGCAA GGTGGCCCCTACCATGACCCCCTGCACAGCGTCCTGGGCGCCTACACCTGCTACCGGCCCGATGTTGGCTAC GTGCAGGGCATGTCCTTCATCGCGGCCGTGCTGATCCTCAACCTGGACACTGCAGACGCCTTCATCGCCTTCTCGAACCTCCTCAACAAGCCCTGCCAGATGGCCTTCTTCCGAGTGGACCACAGCCTG ATGCTGACTTACTTTGCTGCTTTTGAGGTATTCTTTGAAGAGAATTTGCCGAAGCTGTTTGCTCACTTCAAGAAAAACAACCTAACTCCGGACATCTACCTGATCGACTG GATCTTCACCCTGTACAGCAAGTCCCTGCCCCTGGACCTGGCCTGCCGCGTGTGGGACGTGTTCTGCCGCGATGGGGAGGAGTTCCTGTTCCGCACGGCGCTGGGCATCCTGCGGCTCTTTGAGGACGTCCTGGCCAGCATGGACTTCATCCACATGGCGCAGTTCCTCACCCGACTGCCTGACGACCTCCCGGCCGAGGAGGTCTTCACGGCCATCGCCACCGTGCAGATGCAGAGTCGGAACAAGAAGTGGGCGCAG